Proteins from a genomic interval of Tiliqua scincoides isolate rTilSci1 chromosome 11, rTilSci1.hap2, whole genome shotgun sequence:
- the VDAC3 gene encoding voltage-dependent anion-selective channel protein 3 isoform X1 has product MFSCGPARAPDPMAIPPTYCDLGKSARDIFNKGYGYGMIKLDLKTKSSTGVEFTTSGSSNTDTGKASGSLETKYKFKDYGLTLSQKWNTDNTLGTEMTMEDKLAEGLKLDVETMFVPNTGKKSGKLKAAYKREYVHMGCTVDIDLSGPTIHGWGVLGYGGWLAGYQMAFDTAKSKLSQNNFALGYKAADFQLHTNVNDGTEFGGSIYQKVSDKVETSVTLSWTAGSNNTRFGIATRYQLDSKTSVSAKVNNASLIGLGYTQTLRPGVKLTLSTLIDGKNFNTGGHKIGLGFELEA; this is encoded by the exons ACCCCATGGCTATCCCACCCACCTACTGTGACCTGGGTAAATCTGCCAGGGATATATTCAACAAAGGATATG GGTATGGAATGATCAAGTTGGACTTGAAGACCAAGTCTTCCACTGGAGTG GAATTTACCACCAGTGGCTCCTCCAACACAGACACAGGCAAAGCCTCCGGCAGCCTAGAGACCAAATATAAGTTCAAGGATTATGGACTTACGCTCTCCCAGAAATGGAACACTGACAACACTTTGGGGACCGAAATGACCATGGAGGATAAG TTGGCTGAAGGACTGAAGCTGGATGTAGAAACCATGTTTGTACCAAATACAGG GAAGAAGAGTGGGAAGTTGAAGGCAGCCTACAAGCGGGAGTATGTGCACATGGGATGTACTGTTGACATTGACCTCTCTGGACCAACCATCCATGGCTGGGGCGTGTTAGGCTATGGAGGCTGGCTTGCTGGCTATCAGATGGCTTTTGACACTGCCAAGTCGAAACTGTCACAGAATAACTTTGCATTGGGCTATAAGGCAGCAGACTTCCAGCTGCACACAAACGT GAACGATGGCACTGAATTTGGTGGCTCCATCTATCAGAAGGTGAGTGACAAGGTGGAAACATCCGTCACTCTTTCTTGGACTGCTGGCAGCAATAACACTCGGTTTGGGATTGCCACCAGGTACCAGCTGGATAGCAAAACTTCTGTCTCG GCCAAAGTTAATAATGCCAGCCTTATTGGACTTGGCTACACTCAGACCCTACGACCTG GTGTGAAGTTGACTCTctcaactctgattgatgggaagAATTTCAATACTGGTGGTCATAAAATTgggctgggctttgagctggAAGCTTAA
- the VDAC3 gene encoding voltage-dependent anion-selective channel protein 3 isoform X2: MAIPPTYCDLGKSARDIFNKGYGYGMIKLDLKTKSSTGVEFTTSGSSNTDTGKASGSLETKYKFKDYGLTLSQKWNTDNTLGTEMTMEDKLAEGLKLDVETMFVPNTGKKSGKLKAAYKREYVHMGCTVDIDLSGPTIHGWGVLGYGGWLAGYQMAFDTAKSKLSQNNFALGYKAADFQLHTNVNDGTEFGGSIYQKVSDKVETSVTLSWTAGSNNTRFGIATRYQLDSKTSVSAKVNNASLIGLGYTQTLRPGVKLTLSTLIDGKNFNTGGHKIGLGFELEA, from the exons ATGGCTATCCCACCCACCTACTGTGACCTGGGTAAATCTGCCAGGGATATATTCAACAAAGGATATG GGTATGGAATGATCAAGTTGGACTTGAAGACCAAGTCTTCCACTGGAGTG GAATTTACCACCAGTGGCTCCTCCAACACAGACACAGGCAAAGCCTCCGGCAGCCTAGAGACCAAATATAAGTTCAAGGATTATGGACTTACGCTCTCCCAGAAATGGAACACTGACAACACTTTGGGGACCGAAATGACCATGGAGGATAAG TTGGCTGAAGGACTGAAGCTGGATGTAGAAACCATGTTTGTACCAAATACAGG GAAGAAGAGTGGGAAGTTGAAGGCAGCCTACAAGCGGGAGTATGTGCACATGGGATGTACTGTTGACATTGACCTCTCTGGACCAACCATCCATGGCTGGGGCGTGTTAGGCTATGGAGGCTGGCTTGCTGGCTATCAGATGGCTTTTGACACTGCCAAGTCGAAACTGTCACAGAATAACTTTGCATTGGGCTATAAGGCAGCAGACTTCCAGCTGCACACAAACGT GAACGATGGCACTGAATTTGGTGGCTCCATCTATCAGAAGGTGAGTGACAAGGTGGAAACATCCGTCACTCTTTCTTGGACTGCTGGCAGCAATAACACTCGGTTTGGGATTGCCACCAGGTACCAGCTGGATAGCAAAACTTCTGTCTCG GCCAAAGTTAATAATGCCAGCCTTATTGGACTTGGCTACACTCAGACCCTACGACCTG GTGTGAAGTTGACTCTctcaactctgattgatgggaagAATTTCAATACTGGTGGTCATAAAATTgggctgggctttgagctggAAGCTTAA